Proteins from a genomic interval of Enterococcus faecium:
- a CDS encoding PLP-dependent aminotransferase family protein produces the protein MPINSYDNYPLTWRPDKQKLKRPYYRSLIQQLEQDILKNKLQKNTQLPSQRELADYLDLNFTTVGKAYKYGIEKGLLYTNIGSGTFISPNVFESITISTNEVTEHIIDFGLVSSFEECNKFVVPFIQSTSNNPNLVGLLNYQDPKGTNFQLTTAANWLKTQGVIPSLESLSIVSGVQNGLAITLSALFSPGDRIATDRYTYANFIELAQLYHLEIVPIDFDEQGMRPDILIQECRKKKIHGVFLMPSCNNPIGFQISHKRREQLAEVIEKEGLWVIEDDIHSFLTTYYQHTIIPPFQKLLPNQTIYLAGMTKFICSGLRVAYLVVPVHVQNKIEQAIFNINVKTSGLDVEVITQILHSNEANRILETKLSLTKRANQLFDSLFKVEKPTNRVPYYRILPVDPEIDPKIIENDFLANGIRLYHSRRFTTRAQPDAFVRISLSSNNLEILASGLSIVKEKIKKYEL, from the coding sequence ATGCCTATTAATTCTTATGACAATTACCCGTTAACTTGGCGACCAGACAAACAAAAATTGAAGCGTCCTTATTATCGATCGTTGATTCAACAATTAGAACAAGATATTTTAAAGAATAAATTACAGAAAAACACTCAGTTACCCTCCCAAAGAGAGCTAGCTGATTATTTAGATTTAAATTTTACTACCGTTGGCAAGGCTTATAAATATGGAATTGAGAAAGGTTTGCTGTATACGAATATTGGAAGTGGCACATTTATTTCTCCCAATGTCTTTGAGTCCATCACCATCTCTACCAATGAAGTAACCGAACATATCATTGATTTTGGTCTGGTTAGTTCTTTTGAAGAATGTAATAAATTCGTTGTCCCGTTTATTCAATCAACTAGTAATAACCCAAATCTTGTTGGTTTGCTTAATTACCAAGATCCCAAAGGCACAAATTTTCAATTGACTACTGCAGCAAATTGGTTAAAAACTCAAGGAGTCATTCCGTCCTTAGAATCTCTATCTATTGTTTCCGGTGTTCAAAATGGATTGGCTATCACACTTTCTGCACTTTTCTCTCCAGGTGATAGAATAGCAACAGACCGATATACATACGCTAATTTCATTGAATTGGCTCAGTTATATCATTTAGAGATCGTTCCAATTGATTTTGACGAGCAAGGAATGCGACCTGATATATTGATTCAGGAATGTAGAAAAAAGAAGATTCATGGTGTCTTTCTTATGCCTTCTTGTAATAATCCTATAGGGTTTCAAATCTCTCACAAAAGACGAGAGCAATTAGCCGAAGTGATTGAAAAAGAAGGTCTATGGGTTATTGAAGATGATATCCATTCATTTTTAACAACTTACTATCAACATACGATCATTCCTCCTTTCCAAAAATTATTACCTAACCAAACAATCTACTTAGCTGGAATGACAAAATTTATTTGTTCTGGATTGCGAGTTGCTTATCTTGTAGTTCCAGTACATGTCCAAAACAAGATAGAACAAGCAATTTTTAATATAAATGTGAAAACTTCTGGATTAGATGTGGAAGTCATCACTCAAATCCTCCATTCAAATGAAGCAAATAGGATCTTAGAAACTAAATTAAGTCTTACGAAAAGAGCCAATCAGCTTTTTGATTCTCTTTTCAAAGTAGAAAAACCAACGAATCGTGTCCCTTACTATCGAATTCTTCCAGTTGATCCTGAGATTGATCCTAAGATAATTGAGAATGACTTTCTTGCTAACGGTATCCGACTTTATCATTCCAGACGCTTTACTACACGTGCGCAACCAGATGCATTCGTTCGAATTTCCCTATCCTCTAATAACCTTGAAATTTTAGCTTCTGGACTAAGTATCGTAAAAGAAAAAATAAAAAAATATGAATTATAA
- a CDS encoding ornithine cyclodeaminase family protein, translating into MKIINFEEVVASFSFEEAIQVMKKCFFDYESGKISQNPRLVEILPDGKDKNMFAMMPAYLGENRYFGTKVITAFPDNHQYHLPSHLGEIFLFDAQNGLPKALINANAVTWIRTAAVSALATDYLANPHAETLALIGAGQQALSHLTAISTIRPITTVFVYDILEERRNTFIAKAKKQYPKITFINAISVEDAVRPAEIICTLTSSKEAFLQKEWVREDAHINAVGTFTPDTREISTSLMETSQIYVDDYSAALTESGDLLIAMAEGDLEESCIVGTLGELVSEKKTFYKGESRTTIFDAVGLAIEDLCCAEYIYNKLEKGALK; encoded by the coding sequence ATGAAAATTATTAATTTTGAGGAAGTAGTAGCTTCTTTTAGTTTTGAAGAAGCGATTCAAGTAATGAAAAAATGTTTTTTTGATTATGAAAGTGGTAAAATCAGCCAAAATCCTCGATTGGTGGAAATTTTACCTGACGGAAAAGACAAAAATATGTTTGCGATGATGCCTGCTTATTTGGGGGAGAACAGATATTTTGGAACAAAAGTCATTACCGCTTTTCCGGATAATCATCAGTATCATTTACCTTCTCATTTAGGAGAGATTTTCTTGTTTGATGCTCAAAACGGACTACCCAAAGCATTGATAAACGCAAATGCAGTCACCTGGATTCGAACAGCTGCTGTATCTGCGCTGGCAACAGATTACTTAGCAAATCCGCATGCAGAAACACTTGCTTTAATTGGAGCTGGTCAACAAGCATTGTCGCATTTGACTGCGATTTCTACCATTCGTCCCATCACTACAGTGTTTGTTTACGATATTTTAGAAGAAAGACGAAATACTTTTATCGCTAAAGCTAAAAAACAGTATCCTAAAATAACGTTTATAAATGCAATATCAGTAGAAGATGCAGTACGTCCAGCGGAAATCATTTGTACGTTGACCTCTAGTAAAGAGGCATTTCTTCAAAAAGAGTGGGTAAGGGAAGACGCACATATCAATGCTGTGGGCACATTTACTCCTGATACAAGAGAGATAAGTACATCGTTGATGGAAACTTCTCAAATCTATGTAGATGATTACTCAGCTGCCTTAACAGAAAGCGGGGACCTGCTTATAGCCATGGCAGAAGGAGATTTAGAGGAATCTTGTATTGTTGGTACATTAGGCGAATTAGTTTCTGAGAAAAAAACATTTTATAAAGGAGAATCGAGGACGACGATTTTCGACGCAGTTGGTCTAGCTATTGAAGATCTTTGTTGTGCAGAATATATTTATAACAAATTAGAGAAAGGGGCTTTAAAATGA
- a CDS encoding PhzF family phenazine biosynthesis protein, translating to MNLDYYVVDAFADEVFKGNPAAVYVLEEWLPESTMQKIAIENNLSETAFTVKKNQEFELRWFTPDREIDLCGHATLATAFVLFNYYKIPDETIKFSTQSGNLFVTRIKDYYYMDFPSIMPKKVPILTEYEEAIGAKIKEAYLARDLFFVLEDEKTVAKLQPDFTAIKNFELGIGVIVTAESVQKDFVSRTFFPKLTINEDPVCGSAHSNLIPYWAERMNKTKLSAYQMSSRGGDLECELKEDRVIIGGKAVLFSKGTSFI from the coding sequence ATGAACTTAGATTATTACGTAGTTGATGCATTTGCAGATGAGGTGTTCAAAGGAAATCCAGCAGCGGTTTATGTGCTAGAAGAATGGCTGCCAGAAAGTACGATGCAAAAAATTGCCATTGAAAACAATTTATCTGAAACAGCATTTACAGTGAAGAAAAACCAAGAATTTGAGCTTAGATGGTTTACGCCAGATCGAGAAATCGATCTTTGTGGTCACGCGACATTAGCAACAGCATTTGTTTTATTTAACTATTACAAAATACCTGATGAAACGATTAAATTTTCTACTCAAAGCGGTAATCTATTTGTGACAAGAATTAAAGATTATTATTACATGGATTTTCCTAGTATTATGCCGAAAAAAGTGCCGATATTGACTGAATATGAAGAAGCAATTGGGGCTAAGATTAAAGAAGCCTACTTAGCACGTGATTTATTTTTCGTATTAGAAGATGAAAAAACGGTGGCTAAATTGCAGCCAGATTTTACAGCTATCAAAAATTTTGAATTAGGAATAGGAGTCATCGTGACAGCAGAAAGTGTGCAAAAAGACTTTGTTTCTAGAACCTTCTTTCCAAAATTAACAATCAATGAAGATCCAGTATGTGGATCAGCACATTCTAATCTTATTCCTTATTGGGCAGAAAGAATGAATAAAACAAAATTGTCAGCTTATCAAATGTCATCAAGGGGCGGGGATCTAGAATGTGAATTAAAAGAAGATCGTGTGATAATAGGAGGAAAAGCAGTTTTGTTTTCTAAAGGTACCTCGTTTATTTGA
- a CDS encoding VOC family protein: protein MKMAHTCVRVKDLEASIEFYQKAFGFEESRRRDFPENKFTLVYLTLPGDDYELELTYNYDHGAYDLGDGYGHIAIAADDLEKLHEQHKAAGLEITDLKGLPGTTPSYYFVIDPDGYKIEVIRG from the coding sequence ATGAAAATGGCTCACACATGTGTTCGGGTGAAAGATCTTGAAGCATCAATCGAATTTTATCAAAAGGCATTTGGTTTTGAAGAAAGCCGCCGCCGTGATTTTCCAGAAAACAAATTTACACTTGTTTATTTGACACTTCCTGGAGATGACTATGAATTAGAGTTGACTTACAACTATGATCATGGTGCGTATGATCTAGGAGACGGCTATGGTCATATCGCTATTGCAGCTGATGATTTAGAAAAATTACACGAGCAACATAAAGCTGCAGGTCTTGAGATTACTGACTTAAAAGGATTACCTGGCACTACGCCTTCTTACTACTTTGTCATTGACCCTGATGGTTATAAAATCGAAGTCATCCGAGGATAG